In the Fundulus heteroclitus isolate FHET01 chromosome 23, MU-UCD_Fhet_4.1, whole genome shotgun sequence genome, TTCCACTATTCTTCCCCTGCTCCCTTGAGCGCTACTGAATGGCCCTGTGTGTTAAACAAATGGATCATCTTAACTTTTTGATTGAGTGAGCACAGACTAAAGGGAACTTGAAACCCAATCCCGAGGGGGGGCACATAACCGCTCCACAAATGTTTGGCAGATTTCTTTGCTGGTCTGAGGGCGAGCGGAGACAAAGGTGACCTTGCAGGGGTGAGCATGTCAGATGGGAGCGGGGTGACGGGGGTTCGGAAAAATAAAGGAGCCGTCGGGATGCAGCTTCAGAGCGCATTACTGTTACGTCAAGTCCTGACAGTGGCCTGTTGACATGAATGgccgttatttttttttaccaaagacgcttgaggaaataaaaaagagaatgtCTTAACGCTGTTTATCATTACAAATGAAGTTGTCTGTGGAGCTTAGAGAACTttaatatacatatttaaaaaaaatactcgtGCATTTATAAACTTAATTGCTCAATGTTGGGAGGTTAAATTTAAGACTGaacaatgtatttaaatgtgttttttttttctcttgtttgtgCGAAGATATGTACAGGAAGAAAGGTTTTTTGCTACAAGGCAATTCCGTGACTTTAATTAAGGCtagtgtttcttttcttttccagccCTTCTTGTCGTTGAGACGGAAACCTTTGGGAGTCACATCCGaataaaaggaaaggaaagcGAACATTACATCTGCATGAACGACAAGGGCAAAATTGTCGGAAGGGTGAGTACGGTTTGGTTTGGGAGGTTTTCAACAGATCTGTTTGCTGGCGCCTTAATATTAGAACTCATGTTTTAAACCAAGCTCTTAATCCTAATTTAGTAGAACCTCAGATCGTTTTTCtctccgtgtttttttttttttttttgcacacccGAACAAAACCCCTTTGATAACTCAAAGCCGTTCTTCCATTACGTAATCGGCCAACTCCTTTGACACTCGATCAGTCAATTACTGACTGCAATCACCACAATGCATTGAGAGACTAATGGTCACTTAGGAGGAATGCCGTTGCAATTCTATCACTTAGTCACACCAGGTGGCCACAAGAGCAGGATGACTACATGCGACTGCGGAGATTTACGCTTAGATTTGTTGTTGAAAACGTTTCTCATCCTCAAAAGACGTTCCGTGTATCTTTGTTAATAACTCACGGATGATTGTCATTTTGGCTCCGTTAGTTGTTTTTTCCTGATGTAAaacttttcatttgtttaaaaactaaaagtatGCAAACTGCTTGTTTATCATAATGAGCCGAGTCTTCACAGTCATTTCTATGTACATGTTTAATGTAGGAGAGGATGGAAAGTGGCTAGTATCTGAAATACAGGGCATTATGATCTTACTGGGTTGGGCTAAAAATACTTCAGTtatccttatttatttttcattatttgtcTCTATAACACTTGTGTATGATTTTATGACAAATTTATAATATACTGGTAAATATACTGGACTATAACCGCCAGCAAGAAGTGCAGCTTTAATTATATCAACACCTTAATCATACAAAGATTAGgaaaattctgaaaaaaaaaaaaacttatatgAGACAACTAACTGGAAatgcactgatgaagattttGTGTCTGATTTCGGATTCTTGATCTCTGCACAACTTTGACCTGCATTACAGATTTTTAGCCAAGTTCAACTTATCTTTAGGAACTACAGAAGATGATAAACCGGCTGTGACCGGTcgttaattatttatattaattatattaataGTAAAGGTGAAGTCACACCCTGGGTAGCGACTTCTCGTCTGGATAGAGTGATTATGAAGTGATCACGGTTAGCATTTGCGCCGACCACTTGTCTCCACATCATGCTTTTGTCCTGACAATAATCCTAACCCCTACAGAACTAACGAGTGGAAACATTGTGATTATTGTGTGCGCTTGCTCAGAGGTTAAAGCTGAATTAATTCAGGCTCACAGTTCACCACCCAACCAACATTCTGAGCTAAATCCTCCCCTCCCAGTGTGAACTACTATACTTTCATTTAGGAACTCCTAGCAACACtatgtttaaaaggaaattaaagtTAATTGCTGTGATGTGCATGAATtatattttgtaatatttgcAGTCAGGTAAATTTCATATctctaattattttctttttacatttcttgcatacaaaaacattattttcaaaatgaccCAATTATCAATTAACTTTCATTCAGAACTTCTCCCGCTTTAGTTGCCAGAAGACAAACTTTAAGTGAAAACACGTTCATTAAAGCCCTACAAGGTTAGCATGCCCCTTTGATAAAATctagattatttttaattatgtgtGCTGACAAATATCAAACTTATGTTGATCTTAGACAACATCaatgctgttttttcccccactatACCTGCCTCTACGGTAGTAAGAGGGAAAAGTTGAGCTGCAAACCTTGGACTCCAGGCCTCCTGCCCGCTAACTTTAGAACCAGGTCTGCAGACACAAACCGGCATAATATTTACAAGAACTATATGTAATCCTGCACAAATTCAAACCGTGAGCGGGGGGAACCGTTGAAACGGTTTGCTTCTCgggactctcagccatttttaaagtatgcggtgagagcagcggagctacaatgaacggctgaaacTGAAGCTCGCTAAAAGTGCGACACTGGCTCtacgtgagcgcgtcacaaCGATtgtcatgtgggacaaccagtagatagGGTGATCCCCCGAAAAAGATCGTCCACGATCCCTTTACCCCCTAGACCCCTCAactgatttaaaatgtcttatttgCTAAAAACTCAAGGGCTTTCAAGATTTAACAAAAATGCGTTCCTCTTGTCATTAATTATGAACTATAAATCTACTTGTTGGTGACCTAATCAGAAATATTAAGGTAAAAAGAGCAACAAACAACAAGGTTttcatttagaaatttattCTGACTTGCTGTCCTTTCAGGGATTGCCTACATGTcagaaagcagttttttttatatttgtgattATTGTCAAAAcccatttaaatatatttgagttaaggttaaaaaaatattgtagttgcTATCTGGCAGATTATTATTTCATAATGGTAATGCCCACTTTAAATAAAGGCTCATTTAATTGAAGTTATAAATTTAGCCAGCAGATGTGAATAAATAAGAAATCCGGCCGAGAGGCAAACTAAAGTCAAAGATGCAGACATTGGTTGTTGACATTTAACCTAAACTTTTAGATCCTTTCAGCTACTAAATCACGGAAtgtgaaactttttttcttatattgtaaatgtattaattaaGCTGCATTCAGCTAACAGCGCATATCAGCCAGTAAAACTCAAACTGAAGCATATATAAGGTTTGTGATGGTAATATTTAGAGAAGCTCCAATCAGGAATTAATAGCAGATTAATTAGATTTCTTTTCTAAAGTTGTTCTATTTTAAACACAGTGTCATCTTAACAATTTAATGTCGTAAtgtaataaacaataaaagacaaaaatgagcTGAAAGTTCCTTGATTGATGTAGTTTGGAATCAAACAATTTTTTCTTTACAGGATTAACACTTTATCCCCATTTTCTCAGAGCATACGTCCCTTTATCTGATTTTAACTAAACTTAGACGTTTCTGTTCTCTAGATGTCTTTCCTGGCAGGAAAAGGTgtgagttttcagttttttagcATTAAATGactatattttttatattcattGAGGTTATTGCTGGTCAGTAAGAAATAAGAGGAATAATTTCTGTTTTCAATCCCTAACTGATTGACTGGTGCAACATTAGAAATATTGTAACAGCATAAGACTTATTTTTGGCAGTTCATCTCTTTATGTTTCCCTGCCTGTATTCCATTTCCATTTTactgtttaatttttgcatcTGGTTGTTTCAAGGGTTTCTTGTCAAGTTTAGGCAGAAATACCTtcttaaattaaagaaaataatgttgTGCTTTTGTCCTGACAGTAATTCCTGAAACTTACGCAAACAACTTAGGTTTTGTTCAATTTAGATTAGTATCAAAAGAACCAAATAACAGTGGTATTCAACTAGTATTTGGGTTAAATTTAGGTAGACAGAAGTTCTGCTCTAGTTCTGACTGGCATTGTTACTCTGATGCGCATCGGCCCATCAGAGTAAAATACTCCTATTTTTCGATAAAAGGTTTTTGCGCTAGGACGAGGTGGTTTTTCAGCCATATCAAAATTGGTATATTTGCAAAACTGCAGTTTTTTAGCATCACACAAGTCATGTGATCAACAACCGGATGTTGCTGCTGGTGAAATAGATGAAGAAGACGACAGGAAGTAGTAGCAGGATGATGGCACGGcgtattttttacatttagttcATGACACGGGTATTATCAACATACTAGATTCAAAACAGCAAAGGAAGGCGAGCATTTACCAAGATCTTGAAGCGGCCATGAAGGAAGTGGGGTTCCACAAGCCGTGGCAAATATCATAGGTTCGAAATGGAAAACTCTGAAACAGAAATACCTGGCAGAGAAGAGAAAGCTCagcaaaagtgaaaaaaataactaatacgAGACACTTATCGAAATTAGAAGAATATCGACAATGTTTTGCGCACATTTGTAATGGAAACGTAACTAGTGTGAGTCGGGGTTTGCGGAAAACCGGAACTGGATCAGGACTGCAACCAGCACCACATTCAACGTGAGCAAGGCGTAACAAGCCAATATTACCAATGTGGTACATTGAACAGAAGTTAAAATGATGGTATACCATCAGACTGCAGTCGCCTTCATTTGGTGTAATCACAAGGAAGGAAACTAGTTACAGCTGAAGTTAATTATGGTCGCTAAACATGCACAGCAGTGCAGATATTCAAAGCAATCTGCAGAAATCAGTAGTATGAACAATAGGAAGTAAAAACTACTGTAAAGCACTGtaaaagaaagtattttctcACCCGATTAAATCCAAGACACATTTTCTGATAATAGTCAGCCAAGAGCTTCCTATagaaataatgttttctttccACCGGTTTACTTCAATGGAGCTAAGAGAGAAACTTTGATCCAATAGTttgtaaaattagtttttctagTACTTGTGTACCTCACTTGATATattagaaatataatttttttttgcccctgCAAAATCCATCATGTTTTCTTCAACCTAAATATATTCTCTGGGTATTATTTGATGGCGGGGCCAAGACCGAGTGACAACTACTCAGTAAGAGGCTTTATCAAgggaccaaaaaaataaaatcagtattaTAAAGAACATTTGTAACTTGTCAAAGCATATTCTTTGCATATTCAAAGCATATTCGGGCAGTAAATTTATAGACAGCCATTGTTCCCTCGAAATCAAGCTTGGTAATTACAAATAAGACCTTTTAATGAAGCCTAGAACACTGGAAGAGTTTCCTATAGAAatactgttttcttttcacCGGTTTACGTCAACGGAGCTAAGAGAGGAACTTTGATCTGCGTAAAAGCCTGTTATGATTTACCTATGTTTCATACTTTAGATTCTAGGTTCTATGACTCTAACATACAATGATATTTGCCCTCTGAATAGCTTATCCTCAATGAAAACGAACCATTTTAGGGAATAACACACTGATGCCAGCCCACAAACTTACTGAAATAAGCTGTGTTACTGATTTTGTCCGTTCTCTTTTCTCGTTCAGCCCGATGGAAGGAGGCAAGAGTGCGTCTTTGTGGAGGAATTCCTGGAGAACAACTACACAGCTCTCGTGTCGGCCAAGTACAAAGGATGGTACCTCGGCTTCAACCGGAAGGGGCGGCCCAAGAAAGGCTCGCGCACCACGCAGAGGCAACAGGAAGTCCACTTCATGAAGCGCCAGCCGAAGGGCCGAGTGGACCCGCTGGAGGAGTTCCGGTTCACCCCAGTAACTAAGCGGACGCGAAGGGCTCGGCGGTTAAAACCCAACTCCAAGAGGAACTGAGGGGACCGCTGGGACAGCACTAAATATCCTCACCGGGGGGAAACAGTAACTGAAAAATCTCAAGCTTCTTAAAAGAACCGCCGTAAAGACTCCACCTCTGTAAAAGAAAGACGAACAAaacgaacagaaaagtcaaagatgttatatttttgtatttcaggATGACTGAATATTTCCCGACTCTCGGATTCTTCCTGGGTTGATGTCATTGCGCTAATGTCTCTGTCGTGTTATTTATACTGGATAAACTCAAGGACCTCTGAGAGAAACTCGTGTCGCCGCTGTCCTCAGCCGCGTTAGAACTGCAAGCCGAAGGCGtgctttcttttttgacaaTGGGAGCTGAAGCAGGAGCTGACGCAATGTTATAAAAATCAGCCAACTAGAGATTTATTGGAATACCTGTcggtttttgtttgtgttgccaCTGACAACGCGGATCCCATACTTTCCACTGGAATTAGACACCATGGAGATGAAACGGAGAGGGGCGGCAGGTGACACCATGCTGCCGGGATAACTGTGTAGCTCTGAGTGCAATATTTTACAAGTCTCTTGTCCTCTACTTTCTTTCCATATGCCTTTCATCCCTAAAAGTCGCTCGCGGCTCCTGGAATGCGCCGAAACCTCGCGGTCCCCGCTGAGATCTTCATGACATTTCCATGCAGCCTGCGATTCGGCTGAAAGGCGACGTGCTTTGACGAGTCCGACACCTGTTGTGATTTTAGTCTTGTTTAAACACTGGAAGGAAACAGTACaagcaggaaagaaaaaaaaaagcgtaatTCCACACGGTCTTCCAGCTTCATCACACTTGGGGAAGGTTGATAATCCCTTTTGTCTGCTtctttcagctctttgtcaCACGTGTTACAAAAACTGTTTCAAACACGGATGCCTTTTATTCCCAAACTGAGAGCTTGGCAGCCTTTTGGGGCTGACGATGACTTCCTCTACCTCTTTTGTTTATCTTTACCTAGACTGACTGTCCATGTTCAGTTAATCTCAACTTTGACCCTAAACTCagctcttcttttttccccctctccctCACTTGAAGAtgctttcagtaaaaaaaagcacatcaatCATCCACAGACAGGTAATCTGTGCATTATCCTCCACCATTAATTCATACACCTTTATATGATGATTAAAACTACTTCTCAAATACTCAGATGACAGGATTCAGGGAATCCTGTCATCAGTGGGATTTTCTGCCTGAATCCCAAAAAGGGAAAACTCTTCACTTCTCACTGACTACAAACTCCAGGGTTTTTCACCAGTAGTTTGTGTTTACCTGCCTCCTGACAGGTCTTTTTTTATATGAGTTGCTACTAACAACATgacacatttatgtttttttaaaacaaatctaagcaaaaaataattttatgacTATTATTAAGATATTTATTGTCtccttttgtaaataaaatgtgagtTTTATTTGGCCTCTTTTAATAAAACGAggactatatttaaaaaaaaaaaaaaaggtttgtgtttATTGTAGAAATACCTTCACGTGTCTCAGTTTGAGGtgatttttttgaaaaatgtgcccACCAAATATGATGAATGCTGCAGGTAGTAGGTTCAACATAGCGTACATTCCCTTCCCCGCATACTGCCAAGGTATGCATTTTTATATACAAACTCAGGAGTGTGAAGACTACTTTTAAGGTCATCGCTTTAAAAAGACCAATTGCAACATCgctgagggattttttttatatcatcacAAATGTCTTGAGAGAGTTTGCGAATCTGGTGCTCTACCTGCTACACTGAGACGGTCGTATCTGCAAAAGGCATTATTGGACAAGAGAGTAGCATTTCACTGCCTAGTTTTTGTTAAAGTACTAAAATcgcagcaacaaaaacaaattgacatacacacacacatacatatatatatatatatatatatatatatatatatatatatatatatatatatttgctaaaaatataaattattacaGATAAGGTCCTTAGACCAAGAGTATTTCAAATATAGACGATGTCCTCTGAATCTATGAACCGACAATCATTCGGtgatttttgcatgttttaaaagtgctaaaGGAAAGCGGAGTTGCACATctcataatgttgtgtgcaggAATGATGTTTATAGTTACTGTCAGGCTGAAAGATGGAGGCTTTGAAGGGGGAAAAATACTTGTGTTTAAATTCCTTGCGATCTTATCAGGGCCCCCCCTCCTTCGCTCCACTCTGGTAGTCACCTCCAGCAGATCCAGAGATTCCCCATTCTGTCATGGGATTTCAAATGTCTGACCTGCTTTTAAAGGTGGAAACAGAGTGCTCGACGTGTGACCCGGTGATGCACCATTAACGTAATGGATCCGCACTGAAGACTCTTTGTCTTCGGGGGTTTGCTGTAAGAGGACTGGGGGATTTTGAAGAATGTGTTATGTGGTTCAAACTTGACTTGatgttgtgtatttattttattatttttacgtGCAACTCAAGAGCTATAGGTGGCATAAGGGGAAAGAAAGccagaactaaaacatgcaaagttTTATTTGGGTATATTGCTCTGGCATAATATATAATTCAGATACAATAAAAACGTTGATCTTCTTGTCAAATTACCCAATAGTTTGTAAAATGAGGTTTTCTAGTACTTGTGTACCTCACTTGATAtattagaaatatatatttttagccCCCCTGCAAAACCCATCATGTTTCTTCGACCTATATATATGAAGAGGCTTCATGCAGGGACCAAACAGATAAATCAGTAATATAAAGAACATGTATAACTTGTCAAAGCATATTCTTTGCATATTCAAAGCATATTCGGGCAGTAAATTTATAGACAGCCATTGCTCCCTCGAAATTAAGCTTGGTAATCACAAATCAGACCTTTTCATGAAGCCTAGAACCCTGAAAATCTCAACCTaactttttgttaaaacaagCCTAGAAATAATTAAGGAATCTAATTGATCCAACTTTACAAATTCTATTTCTGTGAGAACGAACCCCatcttttctccccccccctgCCCTCATACTGCATACTTCAAACTTGACCAAGCACAACCAAACTGCATCTGGGTATATTGACATTTAAACGAGTGCTGATGGTTTAGAACATGTCAACCCAGTCGCAATAAGGAGATGGCATTTTTGCATAAGCCTCCTGCTAGGCTTTTCTCTGACTCAACCTTTGATCATTGGAGGCTGGATGGTCTTGGAAGTGGACCAATAACTTCAAAATGAAACATagaattccctttttgcaaagCTTAGCCTCCTTCTGAAAGGAGGTGGGATCTTTAAAAGGAGTCCCGTCTGCCAACtaggttttattcttttattagaAAGATCTCTGCATGCTAAACCGTTGCATAATGGGTACATTATGACCGGAGCTATGTCaatatggagagaaaaaaaaaacgttgtggTTCTGAATAATTATCCAAGTTTTAGTGCAACAACAACAGAGTGGTTTCTTTGGGCTGGATCTCAGCAACCACACACTTAACAATTAGCCCTGTCAACAGAAATCTGCCATCCCtgagaaataaaacaagcttTGTCTCTGTGAACGGCACCGAAATTGTTCCTCAAAgtctgtgaaaaacaaaaacatgacgCCAAACCAAACAAAGTCCAAGCTATTCTATACCTCGTGCCACTAAATGCAGTTTCGGGTCACGTCATTTACTGTCCAAACAACTCTGCTGCTGCCACCCGTCTAGCTGACCCTAAATGCTAACCGCAGCCGACTGGTTGCCTTTTATGACTGAATCCCACCAGGGAAACACTCTGTGATGCTCAAAGTATTTTGGAATAAACGGCTGAGTTGTGTTTTTCCAGGATTGCAAATGTGCTCACTGTAAATACAGTTTCTGCAAAGCCAGACccgtcatgtttttttttcttacctctGAACAACACACAAAGTGAAAGTCAAGAGTCAATAACACAaaattttgttgatttttgttttccttcattCATAATCACACAGGAAATGTATGTTTTTCTAACAACAATAACGTAAACCAAACTTTGTTGATTTTAAATGCTCACAAATACTGGAGTGTATTTTTAGATAAACCACATTCTCACTCTTAAGCTTTATGCTCCTGCTCCACATAACATAAGGCAAAAGTAGTTGTAGCAAGGTAATTAAGCACTAATTAAAGAAAGAAGATGATTTTCTTTCAATCCCTGGACAAGTCACAGAGTCATAACGATACAGAAACgcagaaacatttttaagttattCATTTTAACCAAATTTGGCTCGACTTGCTCCCCATTTGGACATCCGCATCAATTCCAtcttttttcttacattttgtcatgttttcatgAAAAACTTTATTGACTTTATGAGACAGAACAATACAAAGCGGTCCATTATGGTCAAGCGGTGTAAAGTAATACATGGTTTTCTTTATCCGTtatgaaaacctgaaaagtgtggctcaCGTTTGCATTTGCACTTTTGGAATCGCCTTTCACCGCCATTAGCTGCAACTGTTTAAAACTACATCTCTGCCAACCAGACTaagatttatttccattttctttagaaaaaatagCTCCGcatcagtcagattggataaaGAGCATCTGTCAGCTATCAAGTCTTTCCACACATTGCCCATCACCACATGAGTTTACTTTAATCTAAACCAGTAATGTGTCCCCAAGGGGCTTCCTGACTGTTTCTGACATTTCCGTTCAACACCTAAGCTAAATTAAAGGCTCATCGAGAATCTGTTGACACCTTGAGAAGctaattcatttatttcaatgaGCGATGTCGAAGCAAGGacacattaaaatataattttacggTCCCACAGAGGGGATAGAAATCTGGATTAAACCGCTCCCTCGGGGTACAGCCAACACTAAGTGGCGCATAAGTAGCAATCTGTGGCCAAGGGGTTGACAGAGTGAGGTTTGAACCGACAACCTGTGAGGCTTCACCCAGCTGTCTAACCACTGGGCCATCTCTCCCAAAAACATGCTGCACATCAACCCTAGAAGACTGCTGGAGAAACtcaatcccacagcatgatactgccaccaccatgcttcactgtggCAGCAGTGTTTTCAGAGTAccttcttccaaatgttggTTGCCGAGCGCAAACGAGACTACTAATGACTTTCCTCTTGCCATTTTTCCGTAAAGGCCAGAAGTGTGGACTGaatcaacagattctcccacctgaacagtggatctctgcagctcctccacggCCCTCCTGGCTGCTTGTCTGAAACAGTTAGCAGAAACTGAAACTTAACAGTTTCCTAATCGCTGATCTTGTGTGTGTTGAGCTTGTCcacaacttcctccctgacccctaactttttgaaatacaaatcaaaaacagagtATTCTGTTCCTTGCACTTAAGAGAAAAAGTAGATTTATCAAAGATCAGATTATATGTCAAAAGATTAAACAGTTAAATGCAATTCTTTATTCAAACATGTGGTTAAAGTGG is a window encoding:
- the fgf24 gene encoding fibroblast growth factor 24 isoform X1, whose protein sequence is MSVLPSRFLYLCLHFLVLYFQLQESQQSTADFRIYIENHTRNPDDLSRKQVRIYQLYSRTTGKHVQILGKKINANGDDGGKYALLVVETETFGSHIRIKGKESEHYICMNDKGKIVGRPDGRRQECVFVEEFLENNYTALVSAKYKGWYLGFNRKGRPKKGSRTTQRQQEVHFMKRQPKGRVDPLEEFRFTPVTKRTRRARRLKPNSKRN
- the fgf24 gene encoding fibroblast growth factor 24 isoform X2 — protein: MSVLPSRFLYLCLHFLVLYFQLQESQQSTADFRIYIENHTRNPDDLSRKQVRIYQLYSRTTGKHVQILGKKINANGDDGALLVVETETFGSHIRIKGKESEHYICMNDKGKIVGRPDGRRQECVFVEEFLENNYTALVSAKYKGWYLGFNRKGRPKKGSRTTQRQQEVHFMKRQPKGRVDPLEEFRFTPVTKRTRRARRLKPNSKRN